From one Flavobacterium kingsejongi genomic stretch:
- a CDS encoding S46 family peptidase: protein MKKIILFLAMSMMVIPVKADEGMWFLMFIERLNHRDMEKMGLQLTSEEIYSINHSSIKDAIVQFNGGCTAEIISNQGLVLTNHHCGYDAIAEVSTPEANYLKNGFWAKTKGAELRPKNMSVRFFVRMDDVSKRILSKVNDKMTEPERAKAIQQEIALIEKENNEGGKYTVSVRPFFQGNEYYYFVYQDFTDVRLVGTPPESIGKFGGDTDNWEWPRHTGDFSMFRVYADKDGNPAEYAATNVPLQPKHYLPVSLKGVQENDFAMILGYPGRTNRWMPAGGIEQNVKFAYPAWVESSKVGMDKMKFHMLKDEKVNLQYASKYASVANYWKNRQGMIDALTKFKTAATKAEAEAKFNKWANKPANKAKYGTVVATLNDYYSKTNDKARHDNYLTGLLRNSAFAALPYSLGRGLEYYAQQNDAKKAEVKVQLDEQIESSYSEMYLPVERDVLIAELNLYAAKAGYPIAPYVAELAKANNGDFTKFVDDAFATSIFTSKDKVLAYMAKPNEEALKTDKLYLLSSALLTHYRAKSEEMTKLDNDYQKSFRLLVEGLRESKLNKIHYPDANSTLRLTYGKVRSLPADKRNDAKVNNYTTLQGTIAKYKPNDQEFDLPKRLIELNEKKEFGQYADKAGYMPVNFLTDNDITGGNSGSPVLNGKGELIGIAFDGNIEAMAGDVIFDKELQRTINVDIRYVLFIIDKYAGATNIIDELTIKK, encoded by the coding sequence ATGAAAAAAATTATTTTATTCCTGGCCATGTCTATGATGGTTATCCCTGTAAAAGCGGATGAAGGAATGTGGTTTTTGATGTTCATCGAGCGTCTTAATCACAGGGATATGGAAAAAATGGGGCTGCAACTGACTTCTGAAGAAATCTACAGCATCAACCACTCCAGTATCAAAGATGCAATTGTACAATTTAACGGTGGCTGTACAGCTGAAATTATTTCCAACCAGGGATTAGTTTTGACCAATCACCACTGTGGTTATGATGCTATCGCAGAGGTTTCAACCCCGGAAGCAAACTACCTGAAAAATGGATTTTGGGCTAAAACAAAAGGCGCTGAACTTCGCCCTAAAAATATGTCAGTTCGTTTCTTCGTACGAATGGATGATGTTTCCAAAAGAATCTTATCCAAAGTAAATGATAAAATGACAGAGCCTGAAAGAGCGAAAGCGATTCAGCAGGAAATTGCACTGATTGAAAAAGAAAACAATGAAGGTGGTAAATACACTGTGTCTGTTCGTCCTTTCTTCCAGGGTAATGAATATTACTATTTCGTATACCAGGATTTTACAGATGTACGTTTAGTGGGTACACCACCGGAAAGCATTGGTAAATTCGGAGGAGATACAGACAACTGGGAATGGCCTCGTCATACCGGTGATTTCTCAATGTTCAGAGTATATGCTGATAAAGATGGAAATCCTGCAGAATATGCTGCTACAAATGTGCCGTTACAACCTAAACATTACCTTCCTGTAAGTCTTAAAGGGGTTCAGGAAAATGATTTTGCTATGATCCTGGGCTATCCTGGAAGAACCAACCGTTGGATGCCAGCTGGAGGAATAGAACAAAACGTGAAATTCGCTTATCCTGCATGGGTAGAGTCTTCCAAAGTTGGAATGGACAAAATGAAATTCCACATGCTAAAAGATGAAAAAGTAAACCTTCAGTATGCTTCAAAATATGCTTCAGTAGCCAATTACTGGAAAAACCGCCAGGGTATGATTGATGCTTTGACCAAATTCAAAACTGCTGCCACAAAAGCGGAAGCGGAAGCGAAATTCAACAAATGGGCGAACAAACCTGCAAACAAAGCAAAATATGGTACAGTAGTCGCAACATTAAATGACTACTACAGCAAAACAAATGATAAAGCACGTCATGATAACTACCTGACTGGTTTATTAAGAAACAGTGCTTTTGCAGCGCTTCCGTATTCTTTAGGAAGAGGCCTGGAATATTATGCACAACAGAACGATGCTAAAAAAGCAGAAGTGAAAGTACAATTGGATGAGCAAATCGAATCTTCTTACAGTGAGATGTATCTTCCCGTAGAACGTGATGTGCTTATTGCAGAATTGAACTTATATGCTGCTAAAGCGGGTTATCCTATTGCTCCTTACGTAGCAGAACTGGCGAAAGCTAATAACGGAGACTTCACTAAATTTGTGGACGATGCTTTTGCAACCAGTATCTTTACTTCAAAAGATAAAGTTTTGGCATATATGGCCAAACCAAATGAAGAAGCTTTAAAAACAGATAAATTATACCTGTTATCCAGTGCTTTATTGACACACTACAGAGCGAAATCTGAAGAGATGACAAAATTGGATAATGACTACCAGAAATCATTCCGTCTTTTAGTTGAAGGACTTCGTGAATCAAAACTGAACAAAATCCATTACCCGGATGCCAACAGTACTTTACGTCTGACTTACGGAAAAGTAAGATCACTTCCTGCAGATAAAAGAAATGACGCTAAGGTCAATAACTACACAACTTTACAGGGAACTATCGCAAAATACAAACCGAATGACCAGGAATTTGATCTTCCAAAAAGATTAATTGAACTGAATGAGAAAAAAGAATTCGGACAGTATGCTGATAAAGCAGGGTATATGCCTGTAAACTTCCTTACCGATAATGATATTACAGGTGGTAACTCTGGTTCCCCGGTATTAAACGGAAAAGGAGAATTAATCGGTATTGCTTTTGATGGAAATATCGAAGCGATGGCTGGTGATGTTATCTTTGATAAAGAATTACAAAGAACGATCAACGTGGACATTCGTTATGTGTTATTTATCATCGATAAATATGCTGGTGCAACGAATATCATCGACGAGCTGACAATTAAAAAATAA
- a CDS encoding tetratricopeptide repeat protein produces the protein MKLVILFIFWLPFAAFAQSDLEKAKALFHQEKYEQASVLFEKLDRENPDDVLINEYLGDCAGHQQHWDKALQYYKKLKALQPKSATYQYKYGGALGMKAKGSNAFKAVGMIDGIRTSFENAIRLQPNHIEARWALLTLYLELPGIIGGSEAKAKQYAGQLLVLSPVDGYLAQGRIDEYFKRYAAAEENYKKAIAVGGSKVTYQILAELYSKKMKLPEKAKAVMTRYQNTKE, from the coding sequence TTGAAGCTTGTAATCCTGTTTATATTTTGGTTGCCTTTTGCTGCATTTGCCCAGAGTGACCTGGAAAAAGCAAAGGCATTATTCCATCAGGAAAAATACGAACAGGCATCAGTTCTTTTTGAAAAATTAGATCGGGAAAATCCTGATGATGTATTGATTAATGAATACCTTGGAGATTGTGCAGGACATCAACAACATTGGGATAAAGCATTACAGTATTATAAAAAACTAAAAGCATTGCAGCCGAAATCGGCAACCTATCAGTATAAATATGGAGGTGCTTTGGGCATGAAAGCAAAAGGATCGAATGCATTTAAAGCGGTAGGGATGATAGATGGGATCAGAACCTCTTTTGAAAATGCAATCCGTTTGCAACCCAATCATATTGAAGCACGTTGGGCATTACTTACCTTATACCTGGAATTACCGGGAATCATAGGAGGAAGTGAAGCAAAAGCAAAACAGTATGCCGGTCAGCTGCTGGTATTATCCCCTGTGGATGGCTACTTGGCACAAGGCAGAATTGATGAATATTTTAAGCGCTATGCGGCAGCGGAAGAAAACTATAAGAAAGCAATTGCCGTAGGAGGATCAAAAGTTACCTACCAGATTCTAGCTGAATTGTATAGCAAGAAGATGAAATTGCCGGAGAAAGCCAAAGCAGTTATGACCCGTTACCAGAATACGAAAGAATAA
- a CDS encoding UDP-N-acetylmuramate--L-alanine ligase codes for MRIHFIAIGGSAMHNLALALHNKGYQVTGSDDAIFEPSKTRLEKKGLLPETMGWYPEKITNDIDAVILGMHAKADNPELVKATALGLKIYSYPEFLYEQSKDKTRVVIGGSHGKTTITSMILHVMAYHNIAVDYMVGAQLEGFDTMVHLTSENDFIVLEGDEYLSSPIDRRPKFHLYQPNIALISGIAWDHINVFPTYENYVEQFEIFIKKITNGGILVYNEDDTEVKRIAEASTNPIRRIPYETPHYTVQDGITLLETPEGAMPIEVFGAHNLNNLAGAKWICQNMGVDEADFYQAIASFKGASKRLEKIAESKNKVAYKDFAHSPSKVVATTKAVKEQYPDRRIIACLELHTYSSLNAEFLKEYQGTLEYADTAVVFYSPDAVKIKQLEEVTAEQIAEAFQKQDLIVYTNPEAFKEYLTHLKYDTEKSALLLMSSGNYGGLNFDDVKELIQ; via the coding sequence ATGCGGATACATTTTATAGCCATCGGCGGAAGCGCAATGCATAATTTAGCATTGGCCCTACACAACAAAGGATATCAGGTTACAGGAAGTGATGATGCCATTTTTGAGCCTTCGAAAACACGTCTCGAAAAAAAAGGATTACTTCCGGAAACGATGGGATGGTACCCCGAAAAAATTACCAATGATATTGATGCGGTTATTTTGGGAATGCATGCCAAGGCTGATAATCCGGAATTGGTAAAAGCAACAGCACTGGGATTGAAAATCTATTCCTATCCCGAGTTTCTCTATGAGCAATCCAAAGATAAAACACGGGTCGTTATTGGTGGATCACATGGTAAAACAACTATCACCTCGATGATATTGCATGTCATGGCCTATCATAATATAGCCGTGGATTATATGGTGGGGGCTCAGTTGGAAGGGTTTGATACAATGGTACACCTGACCAGTGAAAATGACTTTATTGTTTTGGAAGGAGACGAATACCTTTCTTCACCGATTGACAGAAGGCCAAAGTTCCATTTATATCAACCGAACATCGCATTGATCAGTGGGATTGCATGGGATCATATCAATGTGTTTCCGACCTATGAAAACTATGTAGAGCAATTTGAAATATTTATCAAGAAAATTACCAATGGTGGTATTCTCGTATATAATGAAGATGACACAGAAGTAAAACGTATAGCAGAAGCTTCTACGAATCCGATTCGTCGTATTCCTTATGAAACTCCGCACTATACCGTACAGGATGGCATAACATTATTAGAAACTCCGGAAGGCGCTATGCCAATCGAAGTTTTTGGAGCACACAACCTGAATAACCTTGCAGGGGCAAAATGGATCTGCCAGAACATGGGTGTAGATGAAGCCGATTTTTACCAGGCGATCGCGAGTTTCAAAGGCGCATCAAAACGATTGGAGAAAATTGCCGAAAGTAAAAATAAAGTAGCCTATAAAGATTTTGCACACTCTCCGAGTAAAGTGGTAGCTACCACAAAAGCGGTAAAAGAACAATACCCGGATCGCAGGATCATTGCCTGTTTAGAATTGCACACGTACAGCAGCCTCAATGCCGAATTCCTGAAAGAATACCAGGGGACATTGGAGTATGCGGATACTGCAGTAGTTTTTTATTCTCCGGATGCCGTAAAAATCAAGCAACTGGAAGAAGTTACAGCAGAGCAAATTGCAGAGGCTTTCCAAAAGCAGGACCTTATCGTATATACCAATCCTGAAGCTTTTAAAGAATACCTGACGCACCTGAAATATGATACTGAAAAATCGGCGTTATTGTTAATGAGTTCCGGGAATTATGGAGGGCTTAATTTTGACGATGTAAAAGAATTAATACAATAA
- a CDS encoding DUF1287 domain-containing protein, which yields MKSIWILFLFIGIYTTQAQADFGTKLSNAALLLTRDKVVYDPSYVTMPYPNGDVPKGTGVCTDVIIRAYRKLGIDLQKEVHTDMVRNFSKYPNTWNLKTTDTNIDHRRVPNLQVFFTRFGKSLPVTANAADYKTGDLVTWMIGDKLPHIGIVTHKKSLSGTPLIVHNVGAGQVLENCLFNYKITGHYRYIPVQ from the coding sequence ATGAAATCCATTTGGATCCTATTTCTTTTTATTGGAATTTATACGACACAGGCACAGGCAGATTTTGGTACTAAGCTTTCCAACGCGGCACTACTTCTGACACGTGACAAGGTGGTATATGATCCTTCGTATGTTACGATGCCGTATCCGAATGGTGACGTTCCGAAAGGAACAGGAGTTTGTACTGATGTGATAATCCGGGCCTACCGAAAATTGGGAATAGACCTTCAAAAAGAAGTGCATACCGACATGGTCAGGAACTTTTCGAAATATCCAAATACGTGGAATCTAAAAACTACCGATACTAATATCGACCATCGAAGAGTCCCTAATCTACAAGTGTTTTTTACACGCTTTGGAAAAAGCCTACCCGTTACGGCAAATGCAGCTGACTATAAAACCGGTGACCTGGTGACCTGGATGATTGGTGACAAATTACCCCATATTGGAATTGTCACTCATAAAAAAAGCCTGAGCGGCACTCCCCTTATTGTTCATAACGTTGGTGCCGGACAGGTTTTAGAAAATTGTTTGTTCAACTATAAAATTACCGGCCATTACCGGTATATTCCCGTTCAATAA
- the radC gene encoding RadC family protein, which yields MKDTIPFSIKEWAEDDRPREKLLQKGKTVVSDAELIAILIGTGNRHESAVGLSKKILASVGNNLAALGKLSVQQLTEFKGIGEAKAITIVSALELGRRRRSEEGIVLDKIATSKSVFEIMQPLIGELPHEEFWILYLNNSNKIVMKSQLSKGGITGTVVDVRLVFKKALENNAVSIIVCHNHPSGILQPSDADKQITEKLKEAGKNLDIRLLDHLIITEKGYYSFADSGNF from the coding sequence ATGAAGGACACTATACCTTTTTCAATCAAAGAATGGGCAGAAGATGATCGGCCACGCGAGAAATTACTGCAAAAAGGCAAAACGGTGGTGAGCGATGCCGAATTGATCGCTATACTAATCGGAACGGGAAACCGCCATGAGAGTGCGGTTGGTCTCAGCAAAAAAATACTGGCGAGTGTCGGAAATAATTTAGCAGCGTTGGGCAAGTTATCAGTCCAGCAGTTGACGGAATTTAAGGGTATTGGAGAAGCAAAGGCTATTACTATCGTTTCGGCACTCGAACTCGGCAGGCGGAGAAGGAGCGAAGAGGGGATTGTATTGGACAAAATAGCCACCAGTAAATCTGTTTTTGAAATTATGCAACCGCTCATCGGGGAGCTACCCCACGAAGAGTTTTGGATTTTATACCTCAATAATTCCAATAAGATTGTGATGAAGTCACAGCTGAGTAAGGGTGGAATTACAGGAACTGTGGTAGATGTTCGTTTAGTATTTAAAAAAGCACTGGAAAACAATGCAGTGTCAATTATTGTATGCCATAACCATCCTTCGGGAATTTTACAACCAAGTGATGCCGATAAGCAGATTACGGAAAAATTAAAAGAAGCCGGAAAAAATCTTGATATCCGGCTATTAGACCATCTGATTATTACAGAGAAAGGATATTACAGCTTTGCAGATTCCGGAAATTTCTAA
- a CDS encoding ABC transporter ATP-binding protein translates to MIQTKNITFSYPNVNFHFPDITVAPGKALLITGGSGKGKTTLLHLLGGLLAPQTGEIQIGSTQIGSLSSKAMDKFRGANIGLVLQQSYFIAALSVLENIVLASWLATGKKEYEKAHVLLSQLDLEAQAQKLPSQLSIGQQQRVSIARALINDPKLLLADEPTSSLDDENADKVASLLTDLSAKHQASLIIVTHDQRLKDRFENHISLL, encoded by the coding sequence ATGATTCAGACTAAAAACATTACATTCTCCTATCCGAATGTAAATTTTCATTTTCCTGATATAACCGTAGCTCCTGGAAAAGCACTACTAATTACCGGAGGGTCAGGAAAGGGAAAAACGACCTTGCTGCATTTATTGGGTGGGCTTTTGGCCCCACAAACTGGAGAAATCCAAATTGGTTCAACCCAGATAGGATCATTATCATCCAAGGCGATGGATAAGTTCCGCGGAGCGAATATTGGATTAGTATTGCAGCAGTCTTATTTTATCGCAGCACTTTCTGTCCTTGAAAATATTGTATTAGCCTCCTGGCTTGCTACTGGGAAAAAGGAATACGAAAAAGCACATGTTTTGCTTTCCCAACTTGATCTGGAAGCACAGGCACAAAAACTTCCTTCCCAGTTGAGCATTGGTCAGCAACAACGTGTTTCTATTGCCAGGGCACTTATTAATGATCCAAAACTGCTTTTGGCAGATGAACCTACCTCAAGCCTTGATGATGAGAATGCCGATAAAGTAGCAAGCCTGCTTACGGATCTTTCTGCAAAGCACCAGGCCTCCCTGATTATAGTAACCCATGATCAACGATTGAAAGATCGCTTTGAAAACCATATTTCATTATTATGA